From a single Campylobacter concisus genomic region:
- a CDS encoding N-acetylmuramoyl-L-alanine amidase family protein yields the protein MKRAIILFCIVCNFLFAATNSEIFAKFDKNFASSSRSAKIKFHNDIKDIYVDAIIKNDKNIKKQALTRLITSSKSLGFDSSGYIKDLNALNGVKSASTPSTATLTLLSATKVNDTLVLKFNTKIDTAKLKTSFLKQQNTYKNIMDIDGRLNGNPLTYKNFISDYIHISQYDKNTVRVIFSDKIQKTIKANVTGDLLVISAQNFISNENVKAPLHKTKNKNEEVPHKEPEPNLKPQPAQSEPVAAPLPPVATRKFSRNKTVVIDPGHGGTDPGAVNGKLQEKTAVLGVAKKLGDILKARGYKVYFTRSTDVFINLRTRTKFANDKMADLFVSIHANAAPNATKAKSMHGIETFFLSPARSERSKNAAALENKSDIEEMNYFSQQTFLNVLNREKIIASNKLGIDIQKEILASARKVYAASDGSVREAPFWVLVGALMPAVLVEIGYITHPVEGEKLFNDAYQNALANGIANGIDGYFAKNR from the coding sequence ATGAAACGAGCGATAATTCTCTTTTGTATTGTTTGTAATTTTCTTTTTGCTGCGACAAATTCGGAGATATTTGCAAAATTTGATAAAAATTTTGCCAGCTCAAGCAGAAGTGCAAAGATTAAATTTCACAACGATATAAAAGATATCTATGTCGACGCGATCATAAAAAATGACAAAAATATAAAAAAACAAGCACTCACAAGACTCATAACCAGCTCAAAATCGCTTGGTTTTGATTCAAGTGGGTATATAAAAGATCTAAATGCACTAAATGGCGTAAAGAGCGCCAGTACGCCTAGTACTGCTACTTTGACGTTGCTTAGTGCAACCAAGGTAAATGACACTTTAGTGCTTAAGTTTAATACAAAAATCGATACTGCAAAACTAAAAACATCCTTTTTGAAGCAGCAAAATACATATAAAAACATTATGGACATTGATGGTAGATTAAATGGCAATCCGCTAACTTATAAAAATTTCATATCTGATTACATTCACATCTCGCAGTATGATAAAAACACTGTTAGAGTTATTTTTTCTGATAAAATCCAAAAGACTATAAAAGCAAATGTAACAGGTGATCTGCTTGTAATCAGCGCTCAAAATTTTATCTCAAACGAAAATGTAAAAGCACCACTTCATAAAACTAAAAACAAAAATGAAGAAGTGCCACACAAAGAGCCTGAGCCAAATTTAAAGCCTCAGCCTGCACAAAGTGAGCCAGTGGCAGCGCCTTTGCCACCAGTTGCGACTCGTAAATTTTCACGCAATAAAACGGTCGTCATCGATCCGGGTCATGGCGGCACAGACCCTGGCGCGGTAAATGGCAAACTGCAAGAAAAAACAGCCGTTTTAGGCGTAGCCAAAAAGCTTGGCGACATACTAAAAGCGCGTGGCTACAAGGTCTATTTTACTAGATCAACCGATGTCTTTATAAATTTAAGAACAAGAACAAAATTTGCAAACGATAAGATGGCTGATCTTTTTGTTTCTATTCACGCAAATGCCGCTCCAAATGCCACAAAGGCAAAGAGCATGCACGGCATCGAGACATTTTTCTTATCGCCTGCAAGAAGCGAACGTAGCAAAAACGCAGCCGCGCTTGAGAATAAATCAGATATCGAAGAGATGAATTACTTTTCGCAGCAGACATTTCTAAATGTGCTAAACCGCGAGAAGATTATCGCGTCAAATAAGCTTGGTATCGATATCCAAAAAGAAATTTTAGCAAGTGCTAGAAAGGTCTATGCTGCAAGTGACGGCAGTGTGAGAGAGGCGCCGTTTTGGGTACTCGTAGGCGCTCTTATGCCAGCAGTTCTTGTTGAGATCGGCTATATCACGCATCCAGTCGAGGGCGAAAAGCTCTTTAATGATGCATATCAAAATGCCCTTGCAAACGGCATTGCAAACGGCATAGATGGATATTTTGCAAAAAATAGATGA
- the mnmC gene encoding bifunctional tRNA (5-methylaminomethyl-2-thiouridine)(34)-methyltransferase MnmD/FAD-dependent 5-carboxymethylaminomethyl-2-thiouridine(34) oxidoreductase MnmC, translating to MKNANLSFKGQIPFNEEFGDIYFNTDKPWLESEFVFASTLDEIWQRKDSFVIAETGFGAGLNFFTLCKKFKGSNKKLHFVSIEKSPIKKEDLLKIYENLGIFKAYAKKLILLYPPLIEGIHRINFAPNITLDLCYGEAKEILPELDFSADIWFLDGFAPSKNDSIWSEEIFRQIARLSKVGTIARTYSCAKIVKDGLKGAGFLLSLKEGYARKRQMSSAVLEKKDENLKDAWFVRCEPVASVNGKTALIIGAGVAGLATAGELAKNGFKVVIAEAKVEVATNGSGNHCGALMPLVTKPGVNLGRMHLNTFLQAVRFYKATLPKSLIKFSGCIDYAFDDELIKRYGSWQTQSVEDIFKFDENLKPYPGIFIKDGAYARPREICKFLSSNFEILFNHEYESRAHLQNGKISVKFKNGKSLEADILVFCTGSKSSEIFNGYDMQISSVRGQVTHLKPVLKNAMPLSAKGYICPVIKGVQVIGATYARNEICDTPKVEDNTKNLSDVSEFFDIKKATIIGSRVGYRSYSGDRFPIIGALHDEEFYKQNYKGLFWSKNRDNNPKASYEKNVFVNFAHGSRGLCTAILGANLIADLALDRPLCIERSLFHELHPARFLIRKLKKGLKF from the coding sequence ATGAAAAATGCAAATTTAAGCTTTAAAGGGCAAATTCCATTTAACGAGGAGTTTGGCGATATCTATTTTAATACCGACAAACCTTGGCTTGAGAGCGAATTTGTCTTTGCAAGCACACTTGATGAAATTTGGCAGAGGAAAGATAGCTTCGTCATCGCTGAAACTGGCTTTGGTGCTGGGCTAAATTTCTTTACACTTTGTAAGAAATTTAAAGGTAGTAATAAAAAACTTCACTTTGTTAGTATCGAAAAAAGCCCTATTAAAAAAGAAGATCTTTTAAAAATTTATGAAAATTTAGGCATTTTTAAAGCTTATGCCAAAAAGCTGATTTTGCTCTATCCACCTCTTATTGAGGGCATACACCGTATAAATTTTGCCCCAAATATCACACTTGATCTTTGCTACGGCGAGGCTAAAGAAATTTTACCTGAGCTTGATTTTAGCGCTGACATCTGGTTTCTAGATGGCTTTGCTCCAAGTAAAAATGACTCGATCTGGAGCGAAGAAATTTTTAGGCAGATCGCAAGACTAAGCAAGGTTGGCACGATTGCTAGAACATACTCGTGTGCAAAAATAGTAAAAGATGGGCTAAAGGGCGCTGGCTTTTTGCTAAGCCTAAAAGAGGGCTATGCTAGAAAACGCCAGATGAGTAGTGCCGTGCTAGAGAAAAAGGATGAAAATTTAAAGGATGCTTGGTTTGTGAGATGCGAACCAGTTGCTAGTGTAAATGGTAAAACAGCGCTTATCATAGGAGCTGGCGTGGCTGGACTTGCAACAGCTGGCGAGCTAGCCAAAAATGGCTTTAAAGTGGTGATCGCCGAGGCAAAGGTCGAAGTGGCTACAAATGGCTCTGGTAATCACTGTGGCGCTTTGATGCCGTTAGTTACCAAGCCCGGGGTAAATTTAGGCCGCATGCATTTAAACACATTTTTGCAAGCAGTGAGATTTTACAAGGCAACTTTGCCAAAAAGCCTTATTAAATTTAGTGGCTGCATCGACTACGCATTTGATGATGAGCTCATCAAAAGATATGGCTCGTGGCAAACTCAAAGCGTAGAGGATATTTTTAAATTTGATGAGAACTTAAAGCCATATCCTGGGATATTTATAAAAGACGGTGCATACGCTAGGCCAAGAGAAATTTGTAAATTTCTCTCAAGCAACTTTGAAATTTTGTTTAATCACGAGTATGAGAGTAGGGCGCATCTACAAAACGGCAAGATTAGCGTTAAATTTAAAAACGGCAAAAGCTTGGAGGCTGACATCTTGGTCTTTTGCACTGGCAGTAAGAGCAGTGAAATTTTTAATGGCTACGACATGCAAATAAGTAGTGTCCGTGGCCAAGTAACCCACTTAAAACCAGTGCTAAAAAATGCCATGCCGCTAAGCGCAAAAGGCTACATCTGCCCAGTCATTAAAGGAGTGCAAGTTATCGGCGCTACTTATGCCAGAAATGAAATTTGTGATACGCCTAAAGTTGAGGATAATACTAAAAATTTAAGCGATGTAAGCGAGTTTTTCGACATCAAAAAAGCCACCATTATCGGTTCACGTGTGGGATATAGGAGCTATAGTGGAGACAGATTTCCGATAATTGGCGCCTTGCATGACGAAGAATTTTACAAGCAAAACTACAAAGGGCTATTTTGGAGCAAAAATAGAGATAACAATCCAAAAGCAAGCTACGAAAAAAATGTCTTTGTAAATTTTGCTCACGGCTCGCGAGGTCTTTGCACAGCGATACTTGGAGCAAATTTGATAGCTGATCTTGCGCTTGATCGCCCACTTTGTATAGAAAGATCGCTATTTCATGAGCTTCATCCAGCTAGATTTTTGATAAGAAAACTAAAAAAGGGATTAAAATTTTAA
- the putP gene encoding sodium/proline symporter PutP, which produces MSFGSYLAIAIYFGFLLFIGRYFYDKNASMNEYLLDNRRMGPVVTALSAGASDMSGWMLLGVPGALYATGIANVWMIIGLIIGAYCNYLFLAKRLRIYTEVASDSITIPDFLENRFKDRTKILRIISGLIILIFFTLYVSSGIIAGGKTFESFFGLKFAYGAVFTLVIVVFYTFFGGFKAVSITDAFQGLLMFCVLVSIPVVAYLNLDLPSDTNLIKEISKLDANHLNPFRDQTFWGILGLMAWGFGYFGQPHIIVRFMAIRDSKELAKARRIGIGWMSIGLLGAIMSGLIGFVYFSQRGGLSDPETVFLKLGELLFPPFFIGIIISAVLSAIMSTISSQLLVTSSSVTKDFIFAFYKKEISQNTQTAISRYAVVVVAIVATILAFISTDNVLNVVGNAWAGFGASFGPVLLFSLYWKRMSALGALAGMIAGGATVIFWITSGLNVYVYEILPGIIASCIAIISVSIWGDAINKMTSEPHEQVIKDEFEKMKTRL; this is translated from the coding sequence ATGAGCTTTGGGTCTTATTTAGCCATCGCCATCTATTTTGGCTTTTTGCTCTTTATCGGACGATACTTCTACGATAAAAATGCAAGTATGAACGAGTATCTGCTAGATAACCGTCGAATGGGTCCAGTAGTTACTGCACTTAGTGCTGGTGCTTCTGATATGAGTGGTTGGATGCTACTTGGCGTGCCCGGAGCATTATACGCAACTGGCATAGCAAATGTGTGGATGATAATCGGTCTTATCATTGGAGCTTACTGCAACTATTTATTTTTAGCAAAGAGGCTTAGAATTTATACTGAAGTTGCGAGTGATAGCATCACGATACCAGACTTTTTAGAAAATCGCTTTAAAGATAGGACTAAAATTTTAAGAATTATCTCTGGTCTTATCATTTTGATCTTTTTCACACTTTATGTAAGTAGCGGCATTATCGCTGGCGGAAAGACATTTGAGAGCTTTTTTGGTTTAAAATTTGCCTACGGAGCGGTCTTTACACTTGTTATCGTGGTCTTTTACACATTTTTTGGTGGATTTAAAGCTGTTAGTATAACTGACGCATTTCAGGGGCTTTTGATGTTTTGTGTCCTAGTATCGATCCCAGTCGTGGCATATCTAAATTTAGACTTGCCAAGCGATACAAATTTGATAAAGGAGATAAGCAAGCTTGATGCAAATCACCTAAATCCATTTAGAGATCAAACTTTTTGGGGAATTTTAGGACTTATGGCTTGGGGATTTGGCTATTTTGGCCAGCCACATATTATTGTTAGATTTATGGCGATACGCGATTCAAAAGAGCTTGCTAAAGCAAGAAGGATCGGCATTGGTTGGATGAGCATTGGGTTGCTTGGTGCGATTATGAGCGGACTTATTGGCTTTGTCTACTTTAGTCAAAGAGGCGGGCTTAGTGATCCTGAGACTGTATTTTTAAAGCTTGGTGAGCTACTTTTCCCACCATTTTTTATAGGCATTATCATCTCAGCTGTGCTTTCAGCGATCATGAGTACTATCTCAAGTCAGCTTTTAGTTACATCTAGCTCGGTAACAAAAGACTTTATCTTTGCATTCTATAAAAAAGAGATTAGTCAAAATACACAAACAGCGATCAGTCGCTATGCTGTCGTAGTAGTGGCCATAGTTGCTACAATACTTGCCTTTATCTCAACAGACAATGTCCTAAACGTCGTTGGCAACGCTTGGGCTGGATTTGGTGCGAGCTTTGGACCAGTGCTACTTTTTAGCCTTTACTGGAAGCGCATGAGTGCACTTGGAGCACTCGCTGGTATGATAGCTGGAGGTGCGACAGTAATATTTTGGATCACTTCAGGACTAAACGTTTATGTTTATGAAATTTTACCTGGCATCATAGCGTCTTGTATAGCGATCATTAGCGTAAGTATCTGGGGAGATGCAATAAATAAAATGACGAGCGAACCTCACGAGCAAGTCATAAAAGATGAATTTGAAAAGATGAAAACAAGGCTTTAA
- a CDS encoding amino acid ABC transporter permease: MKAQNLAKFLFFIIIVSLGAYFFYPRDLSEAQEIAYIKSYGVTLGLTIGGIAIGITLGFTLAFIKFLNIKVLNFIIDEYIDILRGTPVILQLLIFSVVIFATWSDNFYVALIALGLNSSAYVAEIVRSGINSVDKGQMEAARAMGLNYYVSMREIVFPQATKNILPALANEFISLFKETSVVGYISVVDITMQSKSLQAVFYSPEPVIFTGIVYYVSVKFFTLLTKLLERRLNRHD, translated from the coding sequence TTGAAGGCTCAAAATTTAGCTAAATTTCTATTTTTTATAATAATCGTCTCACTTGGAGCATATTTTTTCTATCCAAGAGATCTTAGTGAGGCTCAAGAGATCGCTTATATCAAAAGTTACGGAGTGACTTTAGGACTCACGATAGGCGGTATTGCCATAGGTATAACGCTTGGATTTACCTTGGCGTTTATTAAATTTTTAAATATTAAAGTCTTAAATTTTATAATCGATGAATATATTGATATCTTACGTGGAACGCCTGTAATACTTCAACTTTTAATATTTTCAGTTGTCATTTTTGCAACATGGAGTGATAATTTTTATGTAGCTCTCATCGCACTTGGACTAAATAGCTCTGCTTATGTGGCCGAGATTGTGCGAAGTGGCATAAATAGCGTGGATAAAGGACAAATGGAAGCGGCCCGTGCGATGGGCCTAAACTACTATGTTTCGATGCGCGAGATAGTTTTTCCACAAGCTACGAAAAATATCTTGCCAGCTCTTGCAAATGAGTTTATATCACTATTTAAAGAGACATCAGTCGTGGGTTATATAAGCGTCGTTGATATCACGATGCAAAGTAAGAGCTTGCAAGCGGTCTTTTATAGCCCAGAGCCAGTCATTTTTACAGGTATTGTCTATTATGTGAGTGTTAAATTTTTTACACTTTTGACAAAACTACTCGAGAGGAGATTAAACCGCCATGATTGA
- a CDS encoding amino acid ABC transporter ATP-binding protein codes for MIEIKNLNKSYGDLRVLNDISVDIKKGEVIAIIGPSGGGKSTFLRCINRLEEPDSGHIKINGEDILDKKSDINKIRQKVSMVFQHFNLFANKNVLQNLTLAPIKAGILDKASAEKRADELLKSVGLSDKKFAYPHKLSGGQKQRIAIARSLAMEPEVILFDEPTSALDPEMIGEVLDIMKDVAARGITMLVVTHEMGFARNVANRIFFMDKGKIAVDDTPKNVFTNPQHERLKEFLGKILNH; via the coding sequence ATGATTGAGATTAAAAATTTAAACAAAAGTTATGGCGATTTGCGAGTTTTAAATGATATTAGCGTAGATATAAAAAAGGGTGAAGTTATAGCGATAATTGGTCCAAGTGGTGGTGGAAAAAGTACATTTTTACGCTGCATAAACCGCCTTGAAGAGCCAGATAGCGGGCACATCAAGATAAATGGCGAAGATATTTTAGATAAAAAATCAGACATAAATAAAATTCGCCAAAAAGTGAGCATGGTTTTTCAGCACTTTAATCTTTTTGCAAATAAAAACGTCTTGCAAAATTTAACTCTAGCTCCGATAAAAGCGGGAATTTTAGATAAAGCAAGCGCAGAAAAAAGAGCCGATGAGTTGCTAAAAAGTGTTGGGCTAAGTGATAAGAAATTTGCCTATCCGCACAAGCTTTCAGGCGGACAAAAGCAACGTATTGCGATCGCTAGAAGCCTAGCGATGGAGCCAGAGGTGATACTATTTGACGAGCCGACAAGTGCGCTTGATCCTGAGATGATCGGAGAGGTGCTTGATATCATGAAAGATGTTGCCGCAAGGGGCATAACGATGCTTGTGGTGACCCATGAGATGGGCTTTGCAAGAAATGTGGCAAATAGAATTTTCTTTATGGATAAAGGCAAAATCGCAGTTGATGACACACCAAAAAACGTCTTTACAAATCCGCAACATGAGCGTTTAAAAGAGTTTTTAGGTAAAATTTTAAATCATTAA
- a CDS encoding transporter substrate-binding domain-containing protein: MSKILKFLMASLVLFLLGCGDDANKKNAVNNAEEASKNVVYKVGSSADYPPFEYLDENNKIVGFEIDLLNEITKKTGIKFDVANMSFDGLISALKTGKIDIAISGMSATDERRKSVDFTKPYYFSENLFIRKKGSDVNKDNLKDKKISAQVGTLQEEAAKSITTKSVPAENVAAAIMSLNAGKIDVVLTDRPIGVEYLKQNPDLEEFLRVPDGTEGFAMAFDKGKHTELIKKIDAAIDELQKSGDFDKMLDKYGLKK; this comes from the coding sequence ATGAGTAAAATTTTAAAATTTTTGATGGCAAGCTTGGTTTTATTTTTACTAGGTTGCGGCGATGACGCTAACAAAAAAAATGCAGTAAATAATGCCGAAGAAGCTAGTAAAAATGTAGTTTATAAAGTTGGCTCGAGCGCTGATTATCCACCTTTTGAATATCTTGATGAAAACAATAAAATTGTTGGCTTTGAGATAGATTTATTAAATGAGATCACCAAAAAAACTGGAATAAAATTTGATGTTGCAAATATGAGCTTTGATGGACTAATATCAGCATTAAAAACCGGTAAAATCGATATTGCCATAAGCGGAATGAGTGCAACTGATGAGAGAAGAAAATCGGTTGATTTCACCAAGCCATATTATTTTTCAGAAAATTTATTTATCCGCAAAAAAGGCTCAGATGTAAATAAAGACAACCTTAAGGATAAAAAAATTTCAGCTCAAGTCGGAACATTACAAGAAGAAGCAGCCAAAAGCATAACTACTAAATCGGTACCAGCTGAAAATGTAGCAGCTGCCATCATGTCACTAAACGCTGGTAAAATCGACGTTGTACTAACTGATCGTCCGATAGGGGTTGAGTATTTAAAACAAAATCCAGATTTGGAAGAATTTTTAAGAGTTCCTGATGGTACGGAAGGATTTGCGATGGCGTTTGATAAAGGCAAACACACTGAGCTTATCAAAAAGATAGACGCAGCGATCGATGAGCTACAAAAATCTGGCGATTTTGACAAAATGCTAGATAAATATGGATTAAAGAAATAA
- a CDS encoding methyl-accepting chemotaxis protein, producing the protein MNNLGIKSKIMAIVIVSLIGLGIMSAYMLNGILKTRSKAEFSEKIVDTIINQNNFIHEMQKERGFSSGVLAGGDNKNLLEQRKKVDAMLDKLEEKNEIASEINSIRSNVDQKSGNDLISRITKILRKEVIAINGYSDKLEPSLVDDLKRIIIVGEIKESLGILRATLNGVFTKKSISKEDYNKVVALNSVINKFMQDFYDYNPKEFSDEFDAIARKKADFIDAMNIIKNVVATEDVSYDAASWFSKISISIDAMRELELKLLDNMQKDAIRIKGDANTELIISSIVIAICILLMLLVSTLIGKNLISGIDQTKNGLVRFFDFLNYKSNKAEFLDRSGSDEIGQMSALINENIKQIEANLSEQNNFIKEANTFVNQIGKGNYVAQLNADTSNPALSQLKQTFKDLQIALKHAIAENGDDVLNLLESFKKQDFTKRLEDDGKMAVGINALGEEIAKMLRANLDQAHVLEEKAESLSQSMKELTQGANVQASSLQESAAAVEQMSSSMNAISQKTSDVIRQSDEIKNIITIIRDIADQTNLLALNAAIEAARAGEHGRGFAVVADEVRKLAERTQKSLTEIEANTNVLAQSINEMSESIKEQSEGINMINQSVAQIDTLTKENVVIVNKANEVTSDVDDMAKAIVNEVRKSKF; encoded by the coding sequence ATGAATAATCTAGGTATTAAATCTAAGATTATGGCGATAGTTATCGTCAGTCTTATTGGCCTTGGTATCATGAGTGCATATATGCTAAATGGTATCTTAAAGACTCGCTCAAAAGCAGAGTTTAGTGAGAAAATCGTGGATACAATAATAAATCAAAATAATTTTATCCATGAAATGCAAAAAGAACGCGGATTTAGCTCAGGTGTGTTAGCAGGAGGGGATAATAAAAATTTATTAGAGCAGCGTAAAAAAGTAGACGCTATGCTTGATAAGCTTGAAGAGAAAAATGAAATAGCTTCAGAGATAAATAGTATCCGCTCAAATGTAGATCAAAAAAGTGGCAATGATCTAATTAGCCGTATAACAAAAATTTTAAGAAAAGAGGTTATTGCTATAAATGGATATAGCGATAAGCTCGAGCCTAGCTTGGTAGATGATCTAAAGCGTATCATTATTGTTGGTGAGATAAAAGAGTCTCTTGGTATTTTGCGTGCTACTTTAAATGGGGTTTTTACTAAAAAGAGCATAAGCAAAGAGGACTACAATAAAGTAGTTGCACTAAATAGCGTTATAAATAAATTTATGCAGGATTTTTACGATTACAATCCAAAAGAATTTAGTGACGAATTTGATGCTATCGCTAGAAAAAAGGCTGATTTTATAGATGCGATGAATATTATTAAAAATGTAGTTGCCACTGAAGATGTATCTTATGATGCAGCAAGTTGGTTTTCAAAGATAAGCATTTCAATAGATGCGATGAGAGAGCTTGAACTTAAACTACTTGATAATATGCAAAAAGATGCAATACGTATTAAGGGTGATGCAAATACCGAACTTATTATAAGTTCTATTGTGATTGCGATTTGTATTTTGCTTATGTTGCTAGTATCTACATTAATAGGTAAAAACCTGATCTCTGGTATAGATCAGACTAAAAATGGCTTAGTTAGATTTTTTGACTTCTTAAATTATAAATCTAATAAGGCTGAATTTTTAGATCGTAGTGGTAGCGACGAGATCGGACAGATGAGTGCACTGATAAATGAGAATATCAAACAAATCGAGGCAAATTTATCTGAGCAAAATAATTTCATTAAAGAAGCAAATACTTTTGTAAATCAAATTGGCAAAGGTAACTACGTAGCTCAGCTTAACGCAGATACTTCAAATCCTGCACTTAGCCAGCTAAAACAAACTTTCAAAGACTTACAAATCGCACTAAAACATGCTATTGCGGAAAATGGTGATGACGTGTTAAATCTACTAGAAAGCTTTAAAAAACAAGACTTTACTAAAAGGCTTGAAGATGATGGCAAGATGGCGGTTGGCATAAATGCTCTTGGTGAAGAGATAGCCAAAATGTTAAGGGCAAATTTAGATCAAGCTCATGTGCTAGAAGAAAAGGCTGAGTCTTTAAGTCAGTCAATGAAAGAACTAACTCAAGGTGCAAATGTACAAGCAAGCTCACTTCAGGAGTCTGCTGCCGCAGTAGAGCAAATGTCAAGCTCAATGAATGCAATATCTCAAAAAACATCTGATGTTATTAGACAAAGTGATGAGATCAAAAACATCATAACTATTATTAGAGATATAGCTGATCAAACAAATTTACTAGCTCTTAATGCCGCGATCGAGGCGGCACGTGCAGGAGAGCACGGCAGAGGCTTTGCGGTCGTTGCAGATGAGGTTAGAAAACTAGCAGAGAGAACTCAAAAATCTCTAACAGAGATCGAAGCAAATACAAACGTACTAGCTCAATCAATCAATGAAATGAGCGAATCTATAAAAGAGCAAAGTGAAGGAATCAATATGATAAACCAATCAGTTGCTCAAATAGACACACTTACAAAAGAAAATGTAGTAATTGTCAATAAAGCAAATGAAGTAACATCTGATGTTGACGACATGGCTAAGGCGATAGTAAACGAAGTTAGAAAAAGTAAATTTTAA
- a CDS encoding transporter substrate-binding domain-containing protein: protein MTKKIFALLLTAFVALCANELKFGTAANYPPFEYIDENNKITGFDIELIDEISKRADFSYKIINMSFDGLIPALKAGKINGIISAMSATSDRLKSIDFTKPYYLTENLYLKKKGNDALKAKEELAGKRVGVQQGTVQELAANAINGVKVVPSEDTVPLIMGLKVGKFDAVILDSSIGYGFIKKNPELEAFFKEVDGSEGFSIAFDKGKESALIEKINQILDDMKKDGSYEALLKKYDLK from the coding sequence ATGACAAAAAAGATCTTTGCTCTTTTACTCACAGCTTTTGTTGCTCTTTGTGCAAATGAGCTAAAATTTGGCACAGCGGCGAACTATCCGCCATTTGAATATATCGATGAAAATAACAAAATAACAGGCTTTGACATTGAGCTGATCGATGAAATTTCAAAGCGTGCGGACTTTTCATATAAGATCATAAATATGAGTTTTGATGGCCTTATCCCAGCGCTTAAAGCCGGCAAAATAAATGGCATCATAAGTGCGATGAGTGCGACTTCAGATAGATTAAAATCGATTGATTTCACAAAGCCGTACTATCTAACTGAAAATCTTTATCTAAAGAAAAAAGGCAATGACGCACTAAAAGCTAAAGAAGAGCTAGCTGGCAAAAGAGTTGGCGTGCAACAAGGTACCGTCCAAGAGCTAGCAGCAAATGCTATAAATGGCGTAAAAGTAGTGCCTTCTGAAGATACTGTGCCACTCATAATGGGATTAAAAGTCGGTAAATTTGACGCAGTCATCCTTGATAGCTCTATTGGATATGGCTTTATCAAGAAAAATCCAGAACTTGAAGCGTTTTTCAAAGAAGTTGATGGTAGCGAAGGCTTTTCAATAGCATTTGATAAAGGAAAAGAGAGTGCGTTAATAGAGAAAATAAATCAAATTTTAGATGATATGAAAAAAGACGGAAGCTACGAAGCTTTACTTAAAAAATACGATCTAAAATAA